The following are encoded together in the Streptomyces flavofungini genome:
- a CDS encoding MFS transporter, producing the protein MVLLLAVACGVAVGNIYFPQAVSPLVASGLDVSGDTAALVVTAAQFGYALGIFFLVPLGDRVPHRTLITALFALSGAGLLAASAAPALPPLLGASMLVGVTTVVAPVVAPMAAGLVPADRRGAVTGTILSGSIGGMLLSRAFGGALGEWLGWRAPYLVAAVVALLIAAVLARSLPRTVPTSSQRYPALLAESLRLLRGEPLLRLSCFYQATAFAAFQALWTGVALFLTSGTYGLGASAVGALALVNAGTMLATPFAGRQIDRRGPDAVNAVCLVAVVASAGVLALGGLGGVPGLVALALGTLLLDVAMQSGMVANQVRIFALSAEARSRLNTAYMTCAFIGGAAGSSLGALAYATLGWAGVCAWVGVLGAVSAPVAVRRWRRGPAGVCGTLR; encoded by the coding sequence ATGGTGCTGCTCCTCGCCGTCGCCTGTGGTGTGGCCGTCGGCAACATCTACTTCCCGCAGGCCGTCAGCCCGCTTGTCGCCTCCGGGCTCGATGTGTCCGGCGACACGGCCGCCCTCGTGGTGACCGCGGCCCAGTTCGGCTACGCGCTCGGCATCTTCTTCCTGGTGCCCCTCGGCGACCGGGTCCCGCACCGCACGCTCATCACCGCCCTGTTCGCCCTCAGCGGCGCCGGGCTGCTCGCCGCGAGCGCCGCGCCCGCGCTGCCGCCGCTGCTCGGCGCGAGCATGCTCGTCGGCGTCACGACGGTCGTCGCCCCCGTCGTCGCGCCCATGGCGGCGGGACTCGTCCCCGCCGACCGCCGCGGCGCCGTCACCGGCACCATCCTGAGCGGATCCATCGGCGGCATGCTGCTCTCACGCGCGTTCGGCGGCGCGCTCGGCGAATGGCTCGGCTGGCGGGCGCCCTACCTCGTGGCGGCCGTGGTGGCGCTCCTGATCGCCGCCGTCCTCGCCCGCAGCCTGCCCCGCACCGTCCCGACGTCGAGCCAGCGCTATCCGGCGCTGCTCGCCGAGTCGCTGCGGCTGCTGCGCGGGGAGCCTCTGCTGCGGCTCTCCTGCTTCTACCAGGCGACGGCCTTCGCGGCCTTCCAGGCGCTGTGGACCGGGGTCGCCCTGTTCCTGACGAGCGGGACGTACGGCCTCGGCGCCTCGGCGGTCGGCGCGCTGGCCCTGGTGAACGCGGGCACGATGCTGGCGACGCCGTTCGCGGGCCGCCAGATCGACCGGCGCGGCCCGGACGCGGTGAACGCCGTCTGCCTGGTCGCGGTCGTCGCCTCGGCTGGAGTCCTCGCCCTCGGCGGCCTCGGCGGCGTGCCCGGACTCGTGGCCCTGGCCCTCGGCACGCTGCTCCTGGACGTGGCCATGCAGTCCGGGATGGTCGCCAACCAGGTGCGGATCTTCGCCCTCAGCGCCGAGGCCCGCAGCCGCCTCAACACGGCCTACATGACGTGTGCCTTCATCGGCGGCGCGGCGGGCTCGTCGCTCGGGGCGCTGGCGTACGCGACGCTGGGCTGGGCGGGAGTCTGCGCGTGGGTGGGGGTCCTCGGGGCGGTGTCGGCGCCGGTGGCGGTGCGGCGGTGGCGGCGGGGTCCGGCCGGGGTGTGCGGGACATTGAGGTGA
- a CDS encoding terpene synthase family protein: MPQPSRPFELPSFYMVHPARLNPHTEEARAHTRKWARDMGMLEGSGVWDTADLEAHDYALLCAYTHPDCDSAALSLVTDWYVWVFFFDDHFLELFKRTQDRVGGKAHLDRLPAFMPMDLATPMPEPTNPVEAGLADLWTRTVPSMSLAWRARFAESTRNLLNESLWELSNINARRVANPVEYIEMRRKVGGAPWSAGLVEYATGAEVPAAVAGSRPLRVLRDTFSDAVHLRNDLFSYQREVEEEGELSNGVLVLETFLGCSTQEAAESVNDLLTARMQQFEDTAFTELAPLCAEKSLTPRQSADVLAYVKGLQDWQSGGHEWHMRSSRYMNEGATDRPSPLAGPTGLGTSAAGIKALMAATGAQRVRRFTHVPYQRVGPSVIPDFDLPYTTTLSPHLDHSRREVVAWATRMGMLEPQPGVPASHVWDARKLAGFDFPLCAAGLHPDATPEQLDLGSCWLTWGTYGDDYYPVVFGRPRDLLGAKVCNDRLLLFMPLDCSPTPPPANALERGLADLWARTAGPMDAGGRAALHRTLVDMLESWLWELGNQAQNRVPEPVDYIEMRRHTFGSQFTMSLSRLGHGKRVPQEIYASGPMQNLENAAADYATLMNDVFSYQKEIEYEGEVHNAVLVVQNFFDCDYPTALGIVDDLMRSRMNQFQHVIAHELPVLYDEFDLNQEARDTLDGYVEELKHWMAGIYIWHRDCRRYRQEDLSHGPVPEPTGLGMEVVRPAWLRELATP; the protein is encoded by the coding sequence ATGCCGCAGCCGTCACGTCCCTTCGAACTGCCGAGCTTCTACATGGTGCATCCGGCGCGCCTCAACCCCCATACGGAGGAGGCCCGTGCGCACACCAGGAAGTGGGCGCGCGACATGGGGATGCTGGAGGGCTCCGGGGTCTGGGACACGGCCGACCTGGAGGCGCACGACTACGCGCTGCTGTGCGCGTACACCCACCCGGACTGCGACAGCGCGGCCCTCTCCCTGGTCACCGACTGGTACGTGTGGGTGTTCTTCTTCGACGACCACTTCCTGGAGCTGTTCAAGCGCACCCAGGACCGGGTGGGCGGCAAGGCCCACCTCGACCGGCTGCCCGCGTTCATGCCGATGGACCTCGCGACGCCGATGCCCGAGCCCACCAACCCGGTGGAGGCGGGCCTCGCCGACCTGTGGACGCGCACGGTGCCCAGCATGTCCCTGGCATGGCGGGCCCGGTTCGCGGAGAGCACCCGCAACCTCCTCAACGAGTCGCTGTGGGAGCTGTCCAACATCAACGCGCGCCGCGTCGCGAACCCCGTCGAGTACATCGAGATGCGCCGCAAGGTCGGCGGCGCCCCCTGGTCGGCGGGGCTCGTCGAGTACGCGACGGGAGCGGAGGTCCCGGCGGCGGTGGCGGGGTCCCGGCCGCTGCGGGTCCTCAGGGACACGTTCTCCGACGCCGTGCACCTGCGCAACGACCTGTTCTCCTACCAGCGGGAGGTCGAGGAGGAGGGCGAGCTGAGCAATGGCGTCCTGGTCCTCGAGACGTTCCTCGGCTGCTCCACCCAGGAGGCCGCGGAGTCGGTCAACGACCTTCTCACGGCCCGGATGCAGCAGTTCGAGGACACGGCCTTCACCGAACTCGCCCCGCTGTGCGCCGAGAAGTCGCTGACACCGAGGCAGAGCGCCGACGTCCTCGCGTACGTCAAGGGGCTCCAGGACTGGCAGTCCGGCGGCCACGAGTGGCACATGCGCTCCAGCCGGTACATGAACGAGGGCGCCACCGACCGCCCCTCGCCCCTCGCGGGCCCCACCGGCCTCGGCACGTCCGCCGCCGGCATCAAGGCCCTGATGGCGGCGACGGGCGCCCAGCGCGTGCGCCGCTTCACCCACGTCCCGTACCAGCGCGTCGGCCCCTCCGTGATCCCCGACTTCGACCTGCCCTACACGACCACCCTCAGCCCCCACCTCGACCACTCGCGGCGCGAGGTCGTCGCCTGGGCCACCCGCATGGGCATGCTGGAGCCCCAGCCGGGCGTGCCCGCGTCGCACGTCTGGGACGCCCGCAAGCTCGCCGGGTTCGACTTCCCGCTGTGCGCCGCGGGCCTGCACCCGGACGCCACACCGGAGCAGCTGGACCTCGGCTCGTGCTGGCTGACCTGGGGGACGTACGGCGACGACTACTACCCGGTGGTGTTCGGCAGGCCCCGGGACCTGCTCGGCGCGAAGGTGTGCAACGACCGCCTGCTGCTGTTCATGCCGCTGGACTGCTCGCCGACGCCACCGCCCGCCAACGCCCTGGAGCGCGGCCTCGCCGACCTGTGGGCGCGGACGGCGGGCCCCATGGACGCAGGGGGGCGTGCCGCGCTGCACCGGACGCTCGTGGACATGCTGGAGAGCTGGCTGTGGGAGCTGGGCAACCAGGCACAGAACCGCGTCCCGGAGCCCGTCGACTACATCGAGATGCGCCGCCACACCTTCGGCTCCCAGTTCACGATGAGCCTGAGCCGCCTCGGGCACGGCAAGCGGGTGCCCCAGGAGATCTACGCCAGCGGGCCGATGCAGAACCTGGAGAACGCCGCCGCCGACTACGCGACGCTCATGAACGACGTCTTCTCTTACCAGAAGGAGATCGAGTACGAGGGCGAGGTGCACAACGCCGTCCTCGTCGTGCAGAACTTCTTCGACTGCGACTACCCGACCGCCCTCGGCATCGTGGACGATCTGATGCGGTCCCGAATGAACCAGTTCCAGCACGTCATCGCCCATGAACTGCCGGTCCTGTACGACGAGTTCGACCTCAACCAGGAAGCGCGGGACACCCTCGACGGCTATGTGGAGGAGCTGAAGCACTGGATGGCCGGGATCTACATCTGGCACCGCGACTGCCGCCGCTACCGCCAGGAGGACCTCTCGCACGGGCCGGTGCCCGAGCCCACCGGCCTCGGCATGGAAGTGGTGCGCCCCGCGTGGCTGCGGGAGCTCGCCACCCCGTGA